GTCCCCAAGATGCCGCAGCTCCAGTCTCCTGCTGCACGGCAAGAACCGACCAGAGTAGCTTATACATAAACCTCAAGCTTAATTATCCTTagtttataatttgaaaatatctagGCTAGGTATTGATAATAAACATTGTCCTGTTTCCCAAAAAAGACCAAAGGCCTGAAATGGGAAACAAGtgcataaatattaataaaaataaagaattttatacGGTGATAACAGTAGCACAAAATATACGTCATTTCTAAGAGCTAATaaatcatcatcactatcattaaaaacaaagtagatTCACTAAAAACAAGTCAATAATCCCCCGTAGTCGTGGACTAGCTGCAGAACGTCATGGGTCCGCCTTTAAAAATGACAGAGCTATCAGTTTGTTTTAcgttaaaaaaggtttttaaaccTCTTACTATAGTATTTGGTTACTGATAAAAATTTTTACCGAACCACTTTGCACTTTACAAAATGCTATTAAAAGTCTTTGGCAAAGCCACGGGTGGCCGAAATGCGCCCGCGCTCGTGTCCATGCCAGAGGGGCACCTGTCTCCGCCCCTGCGACGGACTCAGGGCGCCCTCCTGGCAGCTGCTGGCGGGAGCCTCACGGAGAGCAAAGTCTGCATAAACTACAGACACCCTTCGCTTCCCCCCAGATTTCTAGGAAAAACCACCCGGTGTGGACCAGAGAGGATTCAAGTCATCACCAAAACCAGACCCGTTCTCAGGAGCGTCTGTGCCACGGCCGGGTGGCCAGGCTCTGTCGGCAGCGGGGGGTCGCCTGAGGGGTCCTAGGGCGCAGCCTGGGAGCCTCTTCCTCGGAGGCTGGCATCCAGCTGCGGGCCTGGCCGTGGGCGAGTCTCTGGCCTCAGGTTTCCCGAGTGGGAGCCGGGCCACCCTCCGGGTGGGCTCCCAAGGCTGCAGAGACTCAGGCACGACTCTGAAATAAGAGGATACCCGGCGCCATGGAGCCCCTGGGCCCCGCCTCCCACTGGGGGAGCGAaccaggctgaaggcggcccccccacccccggcgagGCTCAGGCACTTAGAAAAGTGGCCACAGGTCACGGAGCGTGATGGGGCTCGAACGCCATTTCCTGGTCCTGGAATCTAGAACTCCAGTGATGTGCACGTGCACGCAATTGGGAGAGTCCccttcacaaaattaaaaacctctaaATGTGTCTTTCAGTATCACTGCTATAAATACTATTTGTTTGCACttaatttgaaaactataaaaaaatccTAGGCATTTCTCACTACTAGATAAACGCTCATTTCGTAAGTACTAACTTCAGAATAGGAAATCTAAGTCTTTACCATACCATGAACGAACAGTAAGCGGAGAGGAAACAGAGGTTCACAGTACACATAAAGCTTCATGTCGCATATTAAAAACCACGGACCTAGAAAGCAGCTTAGAGCAACTTACGAAGTCCCAGTCCCCCTGCGTACAAAGTGCTTGGCGGGGTCATAGTCCATCAGGCCTGCGGGCCCCGCAGGGTCAGGCAGGGGCACTGGGCAGCGGTCACCACGGGAGGGGCTGGCCCTCGCAGTAGGCGCAGGGGGGCGCGCCCGCAGCGCAGGGCTCGCAGAGCACACGGTGCTGGCAGGGCTGCAGGACGCCGCCGTGGGCGCGCTCCCGGCACACGGCGCAGTGCTTGGCACGCAGCTGGAAGATCACCTGCGGTGAGACACAGGGCAGCTGGGGCAGGGCCCAGGAAAGCCCACGGGGCCTCTGCGTCCCAGGGGTCCCCGTGGCCACGGGCGTGGGCAGGGctgccgcgggggggggggggggggaggggagggcaggggaggggaggggaggggagggcggccaGGCAGCAGGGGCTTCTGCCCCGCCCCACGGGCTGCAGCCCGACATCAACCCACGCCCGCAGTCTGCGGCTCAGAGGCTAGGCCCCTGCAGGAGAGTGTGGGGGGCCTACGAGCCTTCCAGACGCCCCCAGGTTCTAACGACAGGCCCCGCGTGAGAGGGGGCTGCAGCGGGGGCAGGAAGGGCAAcgggggcagcaggcagagcaCCCACCAGGGACCCCGGGGCGGCCtccctgcgggggcgggggcggctggcAGGGTGCCCGGTGGGCAGAGGGGGGCCAGGTGGCACCCGCACTCACCCCATCCACGGCCTCCAGATCCAGGCGCAGCTGACTCTGCAGGGAGTGCAGCTTCGGGAGGGGCACGGTGCCCAGGTCTGCACAGCGCCGCAGCCCCGCCAGCGCGGTGCACAGCCCGCGGCCCTCCAGCTCCTCCTGCAGCCGCTGGAACTGcgcctccacctcctccttcttctgCAGTGCCAGCCGCCGCGCGCTGTCCGCCGCCAGGGCCCGCTCCTTCGCCTCCTTGGCCTCCCGCTGCCACGCGTCACACGCCTGAAACCCGGGGGGGCTGCAGCAGGCGGGCAAGGGGGGCCTCCCCCCGCGGGCGCACGGGTGTCCCCCCCGCCGCGCTCACCTGCTTCACCTGCTGCCAGGACTCCTCCCATTGCCGGATCTTCCTCTTGGCCTCGTCCAGCTGCCGCCTGACCCGGGCCAGCTCCGCACCGCTGGGGCTCGCGCCTGACGAAGGGGCAGGGCCGGGGTTCAGGATCGGGGTCGGGCTGGGAGAGAAGCTGCCGGAGACAAAGTCCCAGATGCTCCCGGGGACGCCGttcagccctggggtgggggggtgggggcggtcaCCACGGTGCTGACGCCTGCCCCATCCTTTCCTGATCCTTCCCCCCCATCCTTCCCTCATCTCTCCCCCGATCCTTCCATGCTTCCCCCCATACTTCCCTCATCTTTCTCTGatccttcctccatccttccctgATCCTTCCGCCCGGATTAAAGCGGAAACGAGGTCAGAGCTGTCACCGTACCCCAAGCAACTGGCGGGCGGCGGCGACCTACCCCGCCCGAAGCCCTCCTAGCTGCACAGTCTGCGCCGGAGAGCCAAGAGCTGGCCAGAGGCGCAGGGAGCAAAACGATACTTAAAAGACACTCTTCTAAAGCCCAAGGAGCTACCGAAGATAACGTTTCCCGATGGAAAATTAAAGGCAGAGCTAGCGCTGTCCCCATCCTGTCCGTCGCTGTGCCTCGTGTCGGAGGACATGGCGGGTCCCCAGCCCGGGCACCCCCGTCCCACCCGCGCCCACTCACCCAGGGAGTAGGACGCGGCCGACGAGCCCAGCGCTCCGGGCTCGGACTTGAGGGTGGGCGGCTGCTGGGGGGGCGTCATGGTGGAGGACACGAGCGGCCCCGACAGGGACTGCGACAGCGAGCTGAGCGGGGAGGTGGACAGTGACGAGGACGAGTGCAAGGATGGGGAGCGGGGCAGGCCGCCCGGGATGGTGACGGGCTCCGAGCCCCCCAGCGACCTCGGACCTGCGGAGGGGAGGATGCTGaatgggcgggggcggggccaggccacCAAGGACTCTGGCCAGAGCCCTGTCCCCTGGACACCAGAAGGGATGTCACGCCCCCTGCCCATCAGAAGAGATGACCATGCCCCCTGGACATCAGAGGCGGCCATGCCCCCTGGACATCAGAAGAGATGAACTTGAGGAAGAAAACATTCCAGGGTTGCACGTGGGCCCACGTGGAGCTTGGAGCGGCTCCTCGGCCAGGGCCGTGGTGGTCGTGCCCAGGTGTCTGCAGAGACCGGTGCTGAGACGGAGGTTCACGCGGGGGTGAGGGGTGGCAGCAGCCGCGGGAACCCACCCCCGGTGCTCCGCAGGGCTCTCCCGGGGCTCCGCACCCCTACCTGTCGGGCCTGGGTCGCCGCTGTCATGCTCATCCAGCTCTTTGTCTAGGGCTGTGAGGCTGCCGTCCCGGAGATGAAGCTCTAGTGCAAAACCTGGTGAAACGGCCATGAGTGAGAGCAGGGCCACACCAGGGCCCGGTCCCAGGGGGGAGATGAGCTGCTCCCCCAACCGCGGCCCGTGGCACCGTGAGTGTCTGGGACCCTGGTCCACGCCAGGCCGGTCTGTCAGGGAAGCAGAGGCATGAACAGCGTcggctccccagctccccagggtTCCTCCCAAGCCCCTCCTTCACCCTGACCCCACCCTACGCTGCCCCCTCGGCCCCCCAAGCTTTCCTATTCCAGCAGCTGCATAGCAGTTCACTCAGGGAAGGAGAGGCCAGAGAACAGGGCCCAGCTTGGGGCGCGGTCTTCCCGCCCAGGGTCTGCAGAGGCCCAGGCGGCGCTGGAGGCAGGGCAAGGAGCTCAGCCCCACACTGCTCGGCCCCACGCTGCCATCCCCGATGCGCGCCTCCCTGAGGCAGGTGGGCCTTCCCTGAGTGGCCAAGCCTTATCCCCAGCATGCCGGCCAGGCGCATCAGGCTCCATCTCCAGAGGTCACAAAGCAGCCCccgtccccaggactgggtgcaCCGTGGGGCCCTGTGCAGGCCTGCTTGTCCCGTGCGTGAGCCGGGCTTCCCTGGCCTCgtgcctctgccctgcccccagctgccTAGTGCAGCGTCTGTAGAGTGACACCAGTCAGAAAGACCCTTGCAGGACCTTTGCTCATCTCTGGCCACACCccgccctggggcccctgggtgtgtCAGACCAGCAGCTGAGCAGGCCAATCGGGGCGCTTCAAACCCCCGCTTTAGGGTCCAGGAGCGAAAGCCGACCTGCCGGTGCTGCAGGAAACGGGCTGTCCTCTGAAATGAGAGGCCTTTACCATAATTGCCAGGGAAACACGGCTGGGTGTGGGGGCGAAGAGACGTCCCTGGGGCGGGCAGGCCAAGCGCATGGAGCGGGTGGGTGTAGAGCAGACCTGCCCTCTGGCCCCATGGGGGGCCTGGCCGCAccatccctccctgtccccaggggTGCTGGGCGCCACTCAGCCCGTGAAGCCCACCGAGCCCACACACGCTGCGCCTCCCCTGGGTGGTGGCCGAATGCTAAGTTCCAGCACGTGGGCTCACATTCCGTTCCGGAGGCCCCCCGGCTCGGGCCTCTGCGGCATGTGAAGGGGACACGTGGGCGCGGGGTCGGGGATACCAGGGAGGGAGCTGCGCCCGCTCGGCAGGTGTGGCCGGGAGCAGGGAATCGGATTCGGCCACAGGAGAACTTGGGGAACCACCAAGGCCAGCCCGCCTCCCCGCCCATCGCCCTGGCCTCGGACCTGCCCGCTCCGGGGAAACGCTCCTCCAAGGTTTTAGGGACTCTCGAAGGTCCCATCCAGAAACGAGATGTACGTGCGAGGTGGTGGCCGccacccccccaaccctgccACCCCCGTCACTCTGAAGACCAAGGCAGCCAAGGAGCTGCGAGTGCGAGGCGGGCCTGGTCCTCTGGAggcagcagcaccaccagcagcCCCGCGCCCAGGGTGACAGGCCTGCGCAGCAGCCCCTTTCCCTGGGTGGCCCCAGCCCATGCTTCTGGGCCTTCAGTGGGTACTTCCCGCCCACCCGCGGGCAGCTCGTGCCCAGCACCCAGGGCCAGGCGTCTGCCTTGTGGGGACGCTGGAACCATGCAGCACAGGAGGCGGCCCGGCAAATCCACTCTCACTGTGTGgaccctggggggcggggggcgcctgcACCTTGCTGCTCTGCTGCCGGCACCCCGCGGCCCCCCGCCTCCGGCCGCCCCTCCGCATCTGTGCCAAGTCACCTTCTCCTTACAGACACACCCCGCTGGGTTAGGGCCCATCCCAATGACCTCGTTTTACCCCCACAGCACCTGCAAAGACTTGTTCCCGATAAAGTTACGTCCCCGGATGGGGCAGTTACAGTGGAGACATACCCTTTGACACACGGAATCCTGCCCATGAGAAGGGAAGCAGTGGACAGCACACCCCAccctcccaggtgccctgtgctTCACTGGGACCTCAGAACTTTGGGACCCTGGGCCGATAGAACTTCCCCGGCTCAGGGAAGACACCGCCCGTGCCGAGGCCCCACACCCATACCCACCCCTTGCGGCCCATCCCCCTTCTTGCCATCCTGTCTCCACCTCCCCCAAACTACTGCCAAGCCCTCCAGCCCCGCACCcatgccccctgccctccctggggagcctggcgGCCCCTCCAAGGCCCCAACACGCTGGGCTGCAGCAGCCCTAACCCTCACCCACCAACGGCCCCCAGCACAACAGGGAAAGGCCCAGCATCAGAGGCTTCTCAAACTCTGGGGAGTCAGAGGCCCGCCGACCCAGAAGGCCAGCGggagcccccccgcccctgcccctgaaCCCGCAGCGGGGAGGGCCCCAAGCTCCGTGATCTCTGCAGGCTGCCCCTCAGCCCCCAGCAGCGTGATCCCAGGAGTAACCCTTCTACAATGCTGGGCCCCCCATGCTGGGCCCCCGCCAGGAGCCCT
The sequence above is drawn from the Canis lupus baileyi chromosome 8, mCanLup2.hap1, whole genome shotgun sequence genome and encodes:
- the UNKL gene encoding putative E3 ubiquitin-protein ligase UNKL isoform X6, yielding MRTRLCTPGEVRAHPLWTRLPRCAVPPGPQVPASPGFALELHLRDGSLTALDKELDEHDSGDPGPTGPRSLGGSEPVTIPGGLPRSPSLHSSSSLSTSPLSSLSQSLSGPLVSSTMTPPQQPPTLKSEPGALGSSAASYSLGLNGVPGSIWDFVSGSFSPSPTPILNPGPAPSSGASPSGAELARVRRQLDEAKRKIRQWEESWQQVKQACDAWQREAKEAKERALAADSARRLALQKKEEVEAQFQRLQEELEGRGLCTALAGLRRCADLGTVPLPKLHSLQSQLRLDLEAVDGVIFQLRAKHCAVCRERAHGGVLQPCQHRVLCEPCAAGAPPCAYCEGQPLPW
- the UNKL gene encoding putative E3 ubiquitin-protein ligase UNKL isoform X7, which produces MTPPQQPPTLKSEPGALGSSAASYSLGLNGVPGSIWDFVSGSFSPSPTPILNPGPAPSSGASPSGAELARVRRQLDEAKRKIRQWEESWQQVKQACDAWQREAKEAKERALAADSARRLALQKKEEVEAQFQRLQEELEGRGLCTALAGLRRCADLGTVPLPKLHSLQSQLRLDLEAVDGVIFQLRAKHCAVCRERAHGGVLQPCQHRVLCEPCAAGAPPCAYCEGQPLPW
- the UNKL gene encoding putative E3 ubiquitin-protein ligase UNKL isoform X4, coding for MIEKILGEDPRWQDANFVLGSYKTEQCPKPPRLCRQGYACPHYHNSRDRRRNPRRFQYRSTPCPSVKHGDEWGEPARCDSGDSCQYCHSRSEQQFHPEIYKSTKCNDMRQTGYCPRGPFCAFAHVEKSFGMANGWACRDLASAAASSSTASSGQPAHAKRRESLAEGSHRAGEQDSKQNHLTVSAAAHPLAPSLGSSVASSLASSAGSGSSSPTALPALPVWVHPLEPPGGTAEPTPGFALELHLRDGSLTALDKELDEHDSGDPGPTGPRSLGGSEPVTIPGGLPRSPSLHSSSSLSTSPLSSLSQSLSGPLVSSTMTPPQQPPTLKSEPGALGSSAASYSLGLNGVPGSIWDFVSGSFSPSPTPILNPGPAPSSGASPSGAELARVRRQLDEAKRKIRQWEESWQQVKQACDAWQREAKEAKERALAADSARRLALQKKEEVEAQFQRLQEELEGRGLCTALAGLRRCADLGTVPLPKLHSLQSQLRLDLEAVDGVIFQLRAKHCAVCRERAHGGVLQPCQHRVLCEPCAAGAPPCAYCEGQPLPW
- the UNKL gene encoding putative E3 ubiquitin-protein ligase UNKL isoform X5, translating into MQTCPLWSLLCRGARRFPAWARAGGSGARIAARGGLWLRSEDGFPPCPARGWSPAPSGTRPVGFALELHLRDGSLTALDKELDEHDSGDPGPTGPRSLGGSEPVTIPGGLPRSPSLHSSSSLSTSPLSSLSQSLSGPLVSSTMTPPQQPPTLKSEPGALGSSAASYSLGLNGVPGSIWDFVSGSFSPSPTPILNPGPAPSSGASPSGAELARVRRQLDEAKRKIRQWEESWQQVKQACDAWQREAKEAKERALAADSARRLALQKKEEVEAQFQRLQEELEGRGLCTALAGLRRCADLGTVPLPKLHSLQSQLRLDLEAVDGVIFQLRAKHCAVCRERAHGGVLQPCQHRVLCEPCAAGAPPCAYCEGQPLPW